A single genomic interval of Argopecten irradians isolate NY chromosome 8, Ai_NY, whole genome shotgun sequence harbors:
- the LOC138330295 gene encoding elongator complex protein 4-like isoform X2: MTGHSLLLSSTDQCPDQITKELPAPIIDDPGTVLSQPEEEGSDKMSIAWRYQHLPKFQSNPTTIKFGHYYDLTKVMDPALVSSCDCSCIGQSQLQDCEYDAVMNPKYQHLLRTIKEKIDSGGFSTAKSQEKRNILRIGIHSLGSPQWGENGGFGDNHEDFEYSLPRFLLALRSILRTSFAVCMITVPAHLFQSAAFVSRLERLCDTVVHLESFAGSDKEKNPAYKEYHGLFHIQQLPRLNSLTSHMPDTMDFAFKLRRKKFTIEKLHLPPELSDTASRPQEDAVPNLRPGVLSCGTTGSKNKLDF; the protein is encoded by the exons ATGACTGGTCACTCTCTACTGCTGTCCAGCACTGACCAATGTCCAGATCAAATCACCAAG GAGTTACCTGCCCCTATCATTGATGACCCAGGGACAGTGTTAAGTCAGCCAGAAGAGGAGGGATCAGATAAAATGTCGATAGCCTGGCGCTATCAACACCTTCCCAAGTTCCAG TCCAACCCTACAACAATTAAGTTTGGCCATTACTATGATCTGACCAAAGTGATGGACCCTGCCCTGGTCAGCAGCTGTGATTGTTCCTGTATCGGTCAGTCTCAACTCCAAGACTG TGAGTATGATGCTGTGATGAATccaaaatatcaacatttactGAGGACTATTAAAGAGAAGATTGATTCAGGCGGCTTCTCCACTGCCAAATCTCAGGAGAAACGGAACATTCTACGAATTG GAATTCATTCCCTGGGATCACCTCAGTGGGGAGAAAATGGCGGATTCGGTGACAACCATGAAGACTTTGAGTACTCCCTCCCTCGCTTCCTTCTGGCACTCCGGTCCATCCTGAGGACGTCTTTTGCTGTGTGTATGATAACAGTACCAGCTCACCTGTTTCAG aGTGCTGCATTTGTAAGTCGGTTAGAAAGATTATGTGACACTGTCGTCCATCTGGAAAGTTTTGCAGGATCTGATAAAGAAAAGAACCCTGCCTACAAGGAATACCATG GACTGTTCCATATCCAACAGCTTCCGCGACTCAACTCTCTGACAAGTCACATGCCAGACACCATGGATTTTGCCTTCAAATTAAGGAGGAAAAAATTCACAATAGAG AAACTACACCTTCCTCCAGAGTTGTCTGACACCGCAAGTCGACCCCAGGAAGACGCCGTCCCCAATCTTCGTCCGGGTGTTCTGTCTTGTGGTACTACTGGGTCAAAGAACAAACTGGACTTCTGA